A window of Pedococcus badiiscoriae genomic DNA:
GCGGTGCTGACCCACGCCTTGACCTGGCTGGGCACGCAGCCAGGCGAGTGACATGCCATGCGGATCCGACAGTCGAGGGCGCTGGAAGCGGTCCTCGGTCAGCCCGTAGCCGACCACCAGCGCAAGCTGCGCCCCGCCACCCGGCAGCGTCGAGTCCAGGAACGGCTTCTCGCTCCAGACGAGGTCCGCCGGCTTCGCCAGGCGCTCGCGCATCTCGTCGACGGAGTACCGGCGCAACGCGCCGAGCTGGTCAGCGGACAGTGGCTTGATCAGCTCGACGCCCTCGGGCGCGACACCGGGCTCCGTCTCGATGATCTTGTTGTCGGCGGACAGGTGCATCCCGTACTGAGCAGCCTTCTCGATCACCGAGGGCGCCCAGATCAGGCCCCCGCTCTCGTCCCGCCCGAGCGCGGTGAAGAGCCACGCGTCGTCCGTCTTGCTGGTGAAGCCGCGGAAGATCCACGTCGGGATCGAGATGACGTCGCCGTCGGAGACGACGGCCTCACCATCGGCGCCGTCCACACCCCACCTGAACTGCCACTCGCCGGCGAAGCAGACGAACACCTCGGCGGTGAAGTGCAGGTGCAGGTTGTTCACCACGCCCGCGGGCATCACCGCGCCACCCAGGTTGAAGCCATGGGGCTCGGTCACCGGGATGACCTGGTCAGCATTCTCGGACACGCCCGGTCCGATCAGGGGATAGTTGATCTTGGCCTCCGAGCCGGGGATCTTCGTGTCCAGGAAGGCAGCCCGGTCTTCCTTGAGGTCCTTGCGCAGGATGGTGCGGTAGGCGAGCTCTTCTGGAGTGACGACGACTTCGGCAGGCATTTCCGGCGAGCCAACTTTCTTGATGGAAAAAAAACAATGAATACGTATGTATGATGGCGAGTGCCAGCATGCTTGTCAACCCGAATTGCCTTGCTACGACGGACGGAGGACCCGGTGAGAGAGAACCGGCTGCGCGCGACCATGGCCTCGGATCGCGCTGCCGTGAGCGCGTGGATGTCGATCGGCAGCCCCTACCTGGCCGAGGTGCTGTCCCATTGCGGCTATGACGCCGTGACGGTGGACCTGCAGCACGGCATGTTCGGTCTGGACAGCGCGATCACGATGTTGCAGGGAATCAGTGCGGGGCCGGCCGTTCCGATGGCCCGCTGCCCCTCACTCGATCCGGCGATCATCGGCAAGCTGCTCGACGCCGGCGCCTACGGAATCATCTGCCCGGTCGTCGACACCGCCGTCGAGGCCGCCGCTTTCGTCCGCGCGTGCCACTACCCGCCGGATGGAGCCCGAAGCTTCGGTCCCTCGCGAGGCTTGCTCTACGGCGGCAGCGACTACGTCGACCACGCCGATGCCACGATCCTCACGTGGGCGATGATCGAGTCGGCACAGGCCCTGGACAACCTCGGGGAGATCCTTGCGGTCGAGGGCCTGGACGGTGTGTACGTCGGTCCCAACGACCTGGCCCTCTCCCTCGGTGAGACCCCGGGGCAGGCACATCCACCCGCCGGGGTGACGCGGGCGCTCGCGCAGATCGCCGACGCGGCTCGTGCTGCCGGAAAGTGGGCCGGGGTCTTCAGCGCGGACGCCGTGGGCGCGAAGCAGATGGCGGAGCTGGGCTACCACCTCGTCACGCCCGGCAACGACGTGGGCGTCATGCGCAAGGCAGCCGCCGAGCTCATCGCGCACACCCACGGCGGCCAACCTGGGGGACCGCCCAGCGGTGGTGGGTACTGACTCAGCCTGCGGTGGTCACGGGTCAGCGATCACGCCGATGCGCGTGGGAGCCAGGCTCGCACTGCGTCCGCAAGGCTGTCGGGATCCTCGAGCGGGAGCATGTGACCGCCGTGAAGCGTCACCAGCACCGAGCCCTCACAACCGTCGGCAAGCTCTTGCTGCAGTGCCGGCGGGCAGGTGTCGTCGAGCTCTCCGGACACGACCAGCACGGGCACAGCGATCGCGCCGAGACTCGCTCGGCTGTCGGGACGGGTTGACTGGGCCGCAAGCTGACGCAAGAAGCCCTCGACGCCCACGGCGTCGGCCATGCTGACGACAGCCTGGACAGTCGCCGGGTCCTCACGCGCAGCGGGGCCGAGCAACGCCGGGGCCAGCTCTCGTGCGATCTGCTCGAGCTCGCCGTCGGTCGCGCGTTGGCGCCACCGGGCCCAGGTGTCCTGCTGCAGCTGCGAAGGGCCTCGGGGGCTGGCGTTGACGAGCAGGAGGCTGGTCACGCGTTCCGGTGCCTGGCGCATGACCTCCAGGGCGACGATCGCTCCGAGAGAGTGGCCGCCGAGCGCGAACCGCGGCGGCGCTTCCGCCAGCACGCTCGCCGCCATCTCGGCCACCGAGTCATCGAGGTCGATGCGGCACGGCCACGGCAGGACGACGTCCGATATCCGCGCGGCGAGCCCATCCCAGAGGTTGGCGTCACACAGCATTCCGCTGAGCAGGACCAGCGGCTCACGGCCCGACGCCAGGGCCCCGCTGGGACGCCCTTCGGTCAGGCCGGCAAAGACGGCGGCCAGCATCGCGGGCAGGTCGTAGGCCACGACCTCGGCGCCCGAGGCGAACGCCGCCCGCGCTGCCTGCGGTGACGTGACGAGGCGGCCACGACCGGTGCGGGACAGAACCACCTCGACGTCACCCGCGCTGTCCTGCACGACCTCTGCGGCCACGAGGCCGTCGGCACCCGCCGCCCGGGCTACGGCACCGTCCTCGGCCGATTCCACCAGGACGAGCACCGGGGTCCGCGGTCCGACCAGCGCCCGGACCGCGCCGTAACGAGCGACGTCCGGCACGACGATGAAATCCAGGCCTGAGGCCGCGTCGCGCGGGTCCTGCTCGGCGCCGAGGAGTGCACCGAGCAGCCGCTCACGCCGTCGCAGCCGTTGTTCGAAGGTGGGCGCGCCCGCTCCAGGCGGCAGGACGGAGCTCACGGCGCTTATCGTGCCACCATGCCTGCCGACAGGTCGATGTCGGCGCAGTGCAGCCCGGTCATGTGCAGCATCGCCACCACCGCATCGCCTACCTCGGACTCCTCGACGAGACGACCCAGAGCCGCCCGTCCGGCGAAGGCTTCCTCGGCCTGCTGCTCGCTGATGCCGAGCCGCTGAGACTCGAGCCGGAAGTTTCGCGCCATCCGCTCGCCCCGCACCGGCCCCGGAGACAGGCTGTTCACGCGCACACCGGACGTGCCGACCTCGGCTCCGAGCGTGGTCGTGAGACCGATCACCGCCATCTTCGACGCGGTGTAGGGGGTGCGCATGGCAAGGGGCCGCTTGCCGCTGACCGAGGCCAGGTTGATGACGTCGCCCTGACCGCGCGCGATCATCGGAGGCAGAAAAGCCCTGCACATCAGGAAGATCCCGCGGACGTTGACCGCGAAGACCTCCTCCCACTCGTCGAGCTCGATCTCGACGAGCGGCTTCACCGGCCCTGCCACCCCGGCGTTGTTCACCAACACGGAGATGACCTCGTCAGACAGCTCCGCGCGCAGTGTGGAGACCGAGTCGGCATCGGCGACGTCCACGATGCCGACTCGGGAGTTCCCGGCGATGAGGGCGGCCGTGTCTCGCAGCGGCCCTTCACGACGCCCCGCGACGATGACGCGGTATCCCGCCTGGGACAACGCGATCGCTATGGCGCGGCCCAGCCCGTTGCCCGCGCCGGTGACCAGCGCGGTCCGGGCCGCTTGGTCAGGCATGCGCGGTGAACTGGTGCTCACTCCAGTCGAGGGGTGCCCCGGCATACTTCGCCGCACGCACGTCGCCCGAACGGGCATGCCCCTCGAAGAGCTCGACCCGTGCGGCGCGACCGCACAGCTCGCCGAGCATCGCGCTGGAGTCGGTGTCGGTCACCTCTTGGTAGGTCACTGTCTTGAGGTACTTGCCCACCCAGAGGCCGCCGGTGAAGCGGGCGCTCCCCCGAGTCGGCAGTACGTGGTTCGTCCCGATCACCTTGTCGCCGTATGAGACACAGGTCCCCTCACCGAGGAACAGCGCGCCGTAGTTCTGCATCTTCTCCAGGGCCTGCCGAGGGGAGCTCGTGAGCACCTGGACGTGCTCGGAGGCGAACGTGTCAGCGACCGCGAAAGCCTCGTCGATCGAGTCGACGACGAGCACCTGGCCGTGGTCGCGCCACGCCGGGCCCGCATAGTCGCGCGTCGGCATGTCCACCAGGATCCGCTCGATATGGTCCATCGCAGCCCTGGCGACGGTCTCGCTCGTGGTCACGAGGACGGCAGGCGAGTCCGGTCCGTGTTCGGCCTGGCTCAGCAGGTCGACGGCCACAATGAACGGGTCGGCGTCCTCGTCGGCGATGACCAGGATCTCGGTGGGCCCTGCGAACAGGTCGATGCCCACCTGCCCGAAGAGCTGACGCTTGGCCTCCGCCACGTAGGCGTTCCCCGGGCCGGCAATGAGATCGACCCGGCCGATCGACTCGGTGCCGATGGCCAGGGCGGCCATGGCTTGCACTCCGCCCAGCAGATAGATCTCGTCGGCCCCCGCCATCGACATCGCCGCCACGGTGGCGGCGGGGATCTGTCCCCTGATCGGCGGTGTGCAGGCTGCGACGCGCGGTACCCCTGCGACCTTCGCGGTCACGATCGTCATGTGGGCCGAGGCGGTGAGCGGATAGCGACCACCGGGGACGTAGGCCCCGACCGCGGAGATCGGGACGTTCTTCTGTCCGAGGTGCACGCCGGGCAGCGTCTCCACCTCGAAGTCGGTCAGGGACGCGCGCTGGGCCTCGGCGAACCGGCGGACCTGGGCCTGTACGAACTCGATGTCTCGGATGACCTGCTCGGGAACCCCGGCCACGATCTCGGCGATCTGCCCCGCGGACAGCCGGAAGGACTCGGGGCTCCAGCTGTCGAACTTCGTCGAGTACGTCCGCACGGCCTCGTCCCCGCGAGCACGGACGTCGTCCAGCACCTCACGAACGGTCGCGGCCACCTCCTCGCGGCCACTGGTGAGCGACTCAGCGGGGACGGCCTGCTTGAGCTGGGTGATCATGACGCCTCTCGAAGGATGAAGACGGGGATGCGAGCCGACTCAAATGTATACGTATGCACACGTCGTCGTCAAGAGTCGGTTGCCTCATCGTTCGACAGCCATAGACCGGGTCGCCCCGCACCCTGCGCCGGCCAACGCGACGCACCGCGCAGGCGACTTCCCTTACGTGGAAAGGCTGCTCGCCACCGAGCCGGTGCCGTGGTGGGTGCCGCGCAGGACCAGCTGGGTCGGAAAGACGTGCGTACGAGCCGGGCTGTCGTCGCCACCCAGTCGACGGACCAGCAGATCCGCCGCGGCGACCGCCATGCCCGACAGGTCGACGCGCGCAGTGGTGAGGTTGAAGCATGGCCACGCGGCCATCGCGATGTCGTCGAAGCCGACGATCGCCACGTCGTCGGGGACCGACAGGCCCATGCGCTGCGCCTGGTTGAGCGCCCCGACCGCGACGAGGTCACCGACGCAGAACACAGCCGTCGGGCGGTGCCGCCCGGTCATCAACGCCGCGAAACCGCGTTCACCGTCGTCGAAGCCGAACCCGGTGCGGGCCACCCGACGCTCGGGCAGGTCGATGCCGGCCTCGACCAGGGCGGCGCGGAAGCCGGCCTCGCGGTCACGGCTGGTGCTGGAGTCGGCACTGCTGAACACCGCTGCAATCCGCCGGTGACCCTCACGCACCAGGAGCCGGGCGACGTCAGCTGCGCCGCCGTGGTTGTCGGCGGCGACGCCGTCCACCTTGCGCCTCCCCGACAAGCGGTTCAGCTCGACGAAGGGAAGCCCCTTGTCGAGCAGGCCCTTGGACAGCGACGAACCGATCAGCGTGGTGGTGAGGACGACCCCGTCAACCGAGCGGTCCAGGAGACGCTCGTAGGTGGCCCGGTCGTCACCACGCTCCGCCAGCAGCAGCATCCGGAGACCGTGGTGGGCGAAGCGGTCGTGCAACGGCTCGACGAGGGCGGGGTAGAGCGCGTTTCGCAGGTCGGCGACCATCGCGATCTGATGGGTCGAGCGTGTGGAGAGGCTTCGGCCGAGCTCGCTGGGGACGTAGCCGAGCTCGGTGGCAACCCGCTGGACCTTCTGCCTGGTCGCGTCGGCCACGCGCGGATCGTCACGCAACGCCCTGGACACGGTCGGCTGCGACACCCCCGCCGCGCGCGCGACGTCGTGACTGGTCACTGCCATGGCTGCCTCCCTTCCCCGTCGTCTGTCGCCCGACTGTACCGAGGCGCATGTGTGGCTCAGTAGACGGCTACGACGGGGGCAGGGCGGTTGGCCGCCCTGCCCCGCGACCTTGGCTCAGAGCATGCCTGCCGGTTCGTCACTGAGGATCTGGGCCATGACGTCGAACTCGTTGAACATCTGCCAGTCCTCGGTGATCTGCCCGTGCGAGATGTAGAGCTGGTTGATGCCCCAGAGGTGGACGCGGCGGTTCGTCGGCTCGCGATAGAGCGCGTAGCCCCGATGGGTTCCCTGGGCGGTCCACCGGACCGAGACCCGGTAGCCCTCGACCTCGTTGCCCATCCAGTACACCTCGTCGACCTGCATGCCGAGGTCCGGGAAGGTCGCCATCAGCGCGCGCGCCATGCCCTTGATGTCCTGGCGTCCGTAGCCAGCCCTGTTGGACGTGCCCTTCCAGCGCGCGGTCGCCGCATACGCCTTGTCCACAGCGCTGAGGTCGCGGCGGTTGTACACGTTGTGCCAGAGCGACCGCACGAAGTGCTCGACGTCGAACGCGCGGGTCCCGGACTCCGGGTAGGGCTCCGGCAACCGGCCCCCTGCGAGGCGTTGGACCTCACCTTGGTGGCGGTCGGCGACCGTGCGGTTCAGCTCGTTGCCGTACTCGCGAGCGGCCCACGCCGGATCGATGCCTAGCTGCATGAACCTCGAGACCATGTTGTAGAGGACCCACTCCTCGAAGATCTCGTTCTCACGGATCACGCAGTTGGCCAGGCCCCACAGGTTGACCTTGCGGCCGGTGGCAGGGCCCCACCGCCACGCGCCGAGATGGTGCCCGGTGGTGATGTACCGGTGGGAGGTGACGAAGCCCTGGTCCTCGTCACCGGCCCAGATGACCTCGTCGGCCCACGAACGGGTGTCCGGAAACGCGTGCAGCGCACCCATGGTCGCCTCGACGACGCGCTCTACCCCGTAGTGGGGACCGCTGTCGTCGTAGACAAAACAGCCGGGAGAGTAGGTGTCGTAGATGTAGCCGACGTCCTGGTCCTCCCAGATCCGATGGGTGATCCGGACGATGTAGTCCACGATGTCGGTGTAGGTGTCTTCGAAGCCGCGCATCGACTGGACACGAGCACCTCGCTCACGCTCGGCGCGCACCGTGTCACTCCCGGTCCCAGGGCGCACCGCGATCCGGAAGTCGCTCGGCATCGCCCGGCGGGACTCGCCGGCGCCGATGGTCGCCGCCTGGATGGGGTGGGGGGTCACGCCCGGATCGGGTATGCCGTCGTGCCCGACAACGAGGCCGGTGGGCTGGGGGGCGCGACCGGCCGGGGAGGCGGCGCTCGCGGGCGCCGCCTCCTGGCGGGTCGATCCGTTTTCCACGCCGTCAGACTCCATCAGCCCGAGCAGTTGACGTCGTAAATGTACTGCTTCGCCTTGTCGGAGTTCACCGTTTCGGGCGTGACGAAGATGGCGTCAGCGGCCTGGTTGCGCGGGACCGACTTGCCCTGCATAGCGGCCACGGCGGAGTCGACACCCGTGGCACCTTCACCGCGCGGGAACTGCACCACCGTTCCCGTCAGCGAGCCGTCCTTCAGGGCGGCGACGATCGGCTCGGAGGTGTCGTAGCCGACCACCTTGACCTTGCCGGACTTCCCCGCCTCGCGTACGCCTGTCAGGGCACCCGTGGTGTTGTTGGTCTCCGCCCCGAACACCCCGACGAGGTCGGCGTTGGTCGCGGCAGTGGTGGAGACGATCGAGGCCGCCTTGCTGACGTCGTTGGCGCTGAACTGGATCGGGAGGACCTTCATGTTCGGGTACTTGGCGATCGCCTTCTGGAAGCCGTCGGTGCGCGCCTTGGAGACGACCGAGCCGGTCGCGTTGTCGATGATGAGGACCGTGCCCTTCTCACCCACCGCCTTGGCGAGCGCGTCCCCGGCGAGGCCGCCCCCCTGCACCCCGTCCGACTGGATGTTGGTGGTCATGATGCTGGTGTCCGAGAGGTCGCCGTCGATGCCGATGATCTTCACGCCGGCCTGCTTGGCGGCGGTCAGGGGGCCGATCATCGCCGTCGGGTCAGTGATCGAGATCATGATCGCGCCGGGCTTGGTCGCGACGACCGCATTGAGGATCTTCGTCTGCTCCGGGACACCGAAGGTTGGCGCACCCTGGTAGGAGAAGTCGACGCCGAGCTTGCTCGCCTCGGTCTTCGCACCGCAGGAGACGGTGTTGTAGAACGGGTTTCCCGTCAAGCCGGGGATGTAGACGATCTTGCCCATGGCGGCGGACGAGCTGCTGCTGGATGCCCCACCGCTCGATGTCGACGTCGATGTCGATGCGCCCGGTCCCGCGCAGCCTGTCGCCAGGGCGACGGAGGCGACGCCGACGGTTGCCGCGGCCCACTTGCTGATGCCTGTCATGGTGATCCTTTGCTGGGGTGAGATGGGTTCCTGCGTTGCTGGGTAAAGGTTTCCGGTCAACCCTT
This region includes:
- a CDS encoding ABC transporter substrate-binding protein, with product MTGISKWAAATVGVASVALATGCAGPGASTSTSTSSGGASSSSSSAAMGKIVYIPGLTGNPFYNTVSCGAKTEASKLGVDFSYQGAPTFGVPEQTKILNAVVATKPGAIMISITDPTAMIGPLTAAKQAGVKIIGIDGDLSDTSIMTTNIQSDGVQGGGLAGDALAKAVGEKGTVLIIDNATGSVVSKARTDGFQKAIAKYPNMKVLPIQFSANDVSKAASIVSTTAATNADLVGVFGAETNNTTGALTGVREAGKSGKVKVVGYDTSEPIVAALKDGSLTGTVVQFPRGEGATGVDSAVAAMQGKSVPRNQAADAIFVTPETVNSDKAKQYIYDVNCSG
- the hisD gene encoding histidinol dehydrogenase, whose protein sequence is MITQLKQAVPAESLTSGREEVAATVREVLDDVRARGDEAVRTYSTKFDSWSPESFRLSAGQIAEIVAGVPEQVIRDIEFVQAQVRRFAEAQRASLTDFEVETLPGVHLGQKNVPISAVGAYVPGGRYPLTASAHMTIVTAKVAGVPRVAACTPPIRGQIPAATVAAMSMAGADEIYLLGGVQAMAALAIGTESIGRVDLIAGPGNAYVAEAKRQLFGQVGIDLFAGPTEILVIADEDADPFIVAVDLLSQAEHGPDSPAVLVTTSETVARAAMDHIERILVDMPTRDYAGPAWRDHGQVLVVDSIDEAFAVADTFASEHVQVLTSSPRQALEKMQNYGALFLGEGTCVSYGDKVIGTNHVLPTRGSARFTGGLWVGKYLKTVTYQEVTDTDSSAMLGELCGRAARVELFEGHARSGDVRAAKYAGAPLDWSEHQFTAHA
- a CDS encoding LacI family DNA-binding transcriptional regulator, with amino-acid sequence MAVTSHDVARAAGVSQPTVSRALRDDPRVADATRQKVQRVATELGYVPSELGRSLSTRSTHQIAMVADLRNALYPALVEPLHDRFAHHGLRMLLLAERGDDRATYERLLDRSVDGVVLTTTLIGSSLSKGLLDKGLPFVELNRLSGRRKVDGVAADNHGGAADVARLLVREGHRRIAAVFSSADSSTSRDREAGFRAALVEAGIDLPERRVARTGFGFDDGERGFAALMTGRHRPTAVFCVGDLVAVGALNQAQRMGLSVPDDVAIVGFDDIAMAAWPCFNLTTARVDLSGMAVAAADLLVRRLGGDDSPARTHVFPTQLVLRGTHHGTGSVASSLST
- a CDS encoding aldolase/citrate lyase family protein; protein product: MRENRLRATMASDRAAVSAWMSIGSPYLAEVLSHCGYDAVTVDLQHGMFGLDSAITMLQGISAGPAVPMARCPSLDPAIIGKLLDAGAYGIICPVVDTAVEAAAFVRACHYPPDGARSFGPSRGLLYGGSDYVDHADATILTWAMIESAQALDNLGEILAVEGLDGVYVGPNDLALSLGETPGQAHPPAGVTRALAQIADAARAAGKWAGVFSADAVGAKQMAELGYHLVTPGNDVGVMRKAAAELIAHTHGGQPGGPPSGGGY
- a CDS encoding alpha/beta fold hydrolase; translation: MSSVLPPGAGAPTFEQRLRRRERLLGALLGAEQDPRDAASGLDFIVVPDVARYGAVRALVGPRTPVLVLVESAEDGAVARAAGADGLVAAEVVQDSAGDVEVVLSRTGRGRLVTSPQAARAAFASGAEVVAYDLPAMLAAVFAGLTEGRPSGALASGREPLVLLSGMLCDANLWDGLAARISDVVLPWPCRIDLDDSVAEMAASVLAEAPPRFALGGHSLGAIVALEVMRQAPERVTSLLLVNASPRGPSQLQQDTWARWRQRATDGELEQIARELAPALLGPAAREDPATVQAVVSMADAVGVEGFLRQLAAQSTRPDSRASLGAIAVPVLVVSGELDDTCPPALQQELADGCEGSVLVTLHGGHMLPLEDPDSLADAVRAWLPRASA
- a CDS encoding SDR family NAD(P)-dependent oxidoreductase is translated as MPDQAARTALVTGAGNGLGRAIAIALSQAGYRVIVAGRREGPLRDTAALIAGNSRVGIVDVADADSVSTLRAELSDEVISVLVNNAGVAGPVKPLVEIELDEWEEVFAVNVRGIFLMCRAFLPPMIARGQGDVINLASVSGKRPLAMRTPYTASKMAVIGLTTTLGAEVGTSGVRVNSLSPGPVRGERMARNFRLESQRLGISEQQAEEAFAGRAALGRLVEESEVGDAVVAMLHMTGLHCADIDLSAGMVAR
- a CDS encoding ester cyclase, whose product is MENGSTRQEAAPASAASPAGRAPQPTGLVVGHDGIPDPGVTPHPIQAATIGAGESRRAMPSDFRIAVRPGTGSDTVRAERERGARVQSMRGFEDTYTDIVDYIVRITHRIWEDQDVGYIYDTYSPGCFVYDDSGPHYGVERVVEATMGALHAFPDTRSWADEVIWAGDEDQGFVTSHRYITTGHHLGAWRWGPATGRKVNLWGLANCVIRENEIFEEWVLYNMVSRFMQLGIDPAWAAREYGNELNRTVADRHQGEVQRLAGGRLPEPYPESGTRAFDVEHFVRSLWHNVYNRRDLSAVDKAYAATARWKGTSNRAGYGRQDIKGMARALMATFPDLGMQVDEVYWMGNEVEGYRVSVRWTAQGTHRGYALYREPTNRRVHLWGINQLYISHGQITEDWQMFNEFDVMAQILSDEPAGML